The window GCCCAGCATTCCTTCATTTTGTTTTACAAGGTCTTCTGCAAGCCAAACATCTTCATCTCTTGGTGCTAAAAGTAGAGTATTTAAATTAGCTTCTGCAAGCTGGGCGTTTGCAAGCTCTACATCTAGAGTAGCTTTTAGTGTAGTATCATCAATTTTAAAGAGAGGATCTCCTGCTTTAATGGGCGTGCCAACGCGTACATAGACATTTGTTACAAGTCCAGAAGATGTAGTTCCAACAGCAATATTTGCAGGAATAGCTTCAATGAGGGCAGCTCCTGCAATATAGGAGTTGTAAGGAGGATAGGGAGGAGTAATTAAAGGTGGTTGAGGAGGAGTAGTTTGATGGTCTTTGATGGCCAGCCATACGCCAAAAAATATGCCAAGAAGTGCGATAATGGGAAGTAGTAATTTACGTATCATTTTTTATATCTCACACTTTACCGTTAGTACCAAGTTCAATGATATGTCCATCATCCATTTTTGCGATCTTATCGGCATAATCAAAAATTCTTGCATCGTGTGTTACAACTATTAAAGAAATCTTTTTTTGTGTCACAAGTTTTTTGAGGATCTCCATAATTTTCATGCCAGTTTGATGATCGAGTGCAGAAGTTGGCTCATCACAAACAACAAGTTTTGGATTATGTATAATAGCTCTTGCAATGGCAACTCTTTGTTGTTGTCCACCAGAGAGATCCAAGGGAAGTGTTTGGGCATAATTTTGCATATCCATTTCTGATAAAAGAATGCGTGCTTTTTTTAGAGCACTTATTCGTTCCATACCATTAATCAAAAGAGGAATGGATACATTTTCAGCAACTGTAAGAGTTGGAATCAAGTTGAAAGATTGAAAAACAAAGCCAATAGTCTCTCCGCGAAGACGAGTTTTTTCAGCCTCTGGAAGATGATTGAGTGCTTTATCAAAAATTAAGCATTCTCCTTCATCTTGGTTGAGGATTCCTGCCATTACGGATATAAGAGTCGTTTTACCGCATCCAGAAGGACCAACAAGCATTAAAAGCTCGCCAGCATTCACTTCTAAATCAACGCCTCTAAGAGCTTGTACTTTGGCAAGTCCTGTTCCATAGCTTTTTTTAATACCTTTACAACGTACGGCAAGTGGTGTGTTTGAATCCATTCTACACTATCCTTTAAAGACTATAGCAGGTTCTAGACGTATGACTGTGCGTATGCTGAAGGCAGCAGAGGCTGTACAGATAAGAAAGATAGCTG of the Chlamydiales bacterium genome contains:
- a CDS encoding ABC transporter ATP-binding protein: MDSNTPLAVRCKGIKKSYGTGLAKVQALRGVDLEVNAGELLMLVGPSGCGKTTLISVMAGILNQDEGECLIFDKALNHLPEAEKTRLRGETIGFVFQSFNLIPTLTVAENVSIPLLINGMERISALKKARILLSEMDMQNYAQTLPLDLSGGQQQRVAIARAIIHNPKLVVCDEPTSALDHQTGMKIMEILKKLVTQKKISLIVVTHDARIFDYADKIAKMDDGHIIELGTNGKV